A window from Mytilus galloprovincialis chromosome 8, xbMytGall1.hap1.1, whole genome shotgun sequence encodes these proteins:
- the LOC143085517 gene encoding toll-like receptor 6 → MISHRGCVIMLFLLIIKFECASTCMSSAPEECPKTFCKCQKKSNGKAVCSGRSLNYIPRLPKYIRSVIFTNTSIRVIDKCGLVNLTFHQIEKINFTGNDLHSIDKDAFLNLTFLASLIVSSEPHLNVSVLKLSFQSFPRNKLSELRLTFNHWKSLPRDMFNNAHVSNVRHLFLQANSFTYFNFTTFKSMTRLRDISLSNNSISHVSLTKLTSLTKLDMSSNQLSKVPTFCGRNNTSFFPYLNIIILSRNKIGFLGLKSFHCLPRLSKLYLDYTYIGRLQDNVFASLPSLRTLHLLKTGNPLRFISQNAFNSSSLETLILQGSHFRFDKQGRYIANRIFASCPNLQHLDLTDNYMTSDESTFQTIFRPLRKLQKLFLSSTRIVSLPTNVFTHMKLLQELHLNNNGINFWNNSYRIFGNMTSMKFLNLKQNYISVINETSFPDDLLSRLEVLNLARNPFSCICDQMWFRNWIQQNGSILKEYPNQYKCRHPNNMNGIVLRDYKPTVKMCNPWNPLYTIAIVMGMVVLSFIAVGSIAAKCQGNIKNYIYLLRVYHNRKQGYIPLDSEEDYEYHAFVVYCDNDRKWVHNDLLNKLENEEGLQLCIHHRNFIVGDSISVNVDNFLKKSWKVLVIVSNNFAQSEWCQWEVDVVQERRRRQGKEVIVPIILDTIDSKHMTSQLRTLLDSTPSLRYRAGVGSELFWKVLLESLRKPLGHPPTSLLYSGINHPSFNGQTRVSPETEPPTW, encoded by the coding sequence ATGATTTCTCATAGAGGATGTGTCATCATGTTATTTCTTCTAATCATCAAGTTTGAATGTGCAAGTACGTGTATGTCTAGTGCTCCTGAAGAATGTCCTAAGACGTTTTGCAAATGTCAAAAGAAGTCGAATGGGAAAGCCGTGTGTTCCGGGCGATCTTTAAATTACATTCCAAGACTTCCAAAATATATTCGGTCTGTTATATTCACAAATACAAGTATCAGAGTAATAGACAAATGTGGATTGGTCAATTTAACATTTCATCAAATAGAGAAAATAAACTTTACTGGTAATGATTTACACAGTATTGACAAGGACGCATTTCTAAATTTGACTTTCCTAGCTTCGCTAATTGTATCATCGGAACCTCATTTGAATGTTTCTGTCCTTAAATTATCTTTTCAGAGTTTTCCGAGGAACAAGCTTTCTGAGTTGCGCCTTACTTTTAATCATTGGAAATCCCTTCCAAGAGATATGTTCAACAATGCTCATGTAAGCAATGTTAGGCATTTGTTTTTGCAAGCTAATAGCTTTACGTATTTCAACTTTACGACATTTAAATCCATGACCCGTTTACGAGATATATCTCTTTCCAATAACTCAATAAGTCATGTTTCGTTAACTAAGTTGACTTCACTAACCAAATTAGATATGAGTTCAAATCAGCTTTCAAAAGTTCCAACATTCTGTGGAAGAAACAACACTAGTTTTTTTCCTtacttaaatataataattttaagtcGTAACAAAATTGGATTTCTTGGACTCAAATCATTCCACTGTTTACCCCGACTTTCAAAGTTATACTTGGATTATACATACATTGGTAGACTTCAAGACAATGTTTTTGCCTCTCTTCCATCGTTACGAACGTTACATTTGCTTAAAACCGGTAACCCTTTAAGATTTATTTCACAAAACGCGTTCAATAGTTCTTCATTAGAGACTTTGATTTTACAAGGATCGCACTTTCGCTTTGACAAACAGGGCAGATACATTGCAAACAGAATCTTTGCTTCTTGTCCAAATCTACAACACTTGGATCTCACAGACAACTATATGACGTCTGATGAATCAACATTCCAAACGATTTTTCGGCCGCtgagaaaattacaaaaattatttcTCTCATCAACTAGGATAGTAAGTCTGCCAACAAATGTTTTTACACATATGAAATTGCTTCAGGAATTACATTTAAATAACAATGGAATAAATTTCTGGAACAACAGTTATCGCATATTCGGTAATATGACATCAAtgaaatttctaaatttaaaacaaaactatatatctgTCATAAATGAAACCAGCTTCCCAGATGACCTTTTGTCCAGACTAGAAGTATTAAATCTAGCTCGTAATCCTTTTTCGTGTATTTGCGACCAAATGTGGTTCCGAAACTGGATTCAACAGAATGGTTCGATTTTAAAGGAGTATCCAAATCAATACAAATGCAGACATCCCAATAATATGAATGGAATAGTATTAAGAGATTACAAACCTACAGTCAAAATGTGCAATCCATGGAATCCTCTGTATACTATAGCAATTGTCATGGGAATGGTTGTTCTATCGTTCATCGCTGTTGGTTCTATCGCTGCAAAGTGTCAGGGCAATATTaagaactatatatatttattacgcGTATATCACAATCGGAAACAGGGATATATCCCTCTTGACAGTGAAGAGGATTACGAATATCACGCTTTTGTTGTGTATTGCGATAACGATAGGAAATGGGTTCACAACGATCTCTTAAACAAGCTTGAAAATGAAGAAGGATTACAACTCTGTATTCACCATAGAAATTTCATTGTAGGAGATTCTATTAGTGTAAATGTTGACAATTTCCTTAAGAAGTCATGGAAAGTTTTAGTTATTGTATCGAACAATTTCGCACAAAGTGAATGGTGTCAGTGGGAGGTAGATGTTGTACAAGAGAGACGCCGACGCCAAGGGAAAGAAGTCATAGTTCCTATCATACTAGATACCATTGACTCAAAACATATGACTAGTCAATTACGTACATTACTGGATAGTACACCCTCCTTAAGGTACCGTGCCGGTGTAGGGTCAGAACTATTCTGGAAAGTTTTATTAGAGAGTTTAAGAAAACCACTTGGACATCCACCAACCTCTTTACTTTATTCAGGAATTAATCATCCAAGCTTTAATGGTCAAACAAGAGTCTCACCTGAGACTGAACCACCTACCTGGTGA
- the LOC143085518 gene encoding toll-like receptor 6, with product MISLRGCFICTVGLLVVEFAFGDLSNAPVECLKPFCLCQKKSSGSAVCSGRSLHYIPRFPKYVHSVAFTNTSISFIDNFGLFNLTFNQMERINFTGNLLLSIDKHAFRNLTFLDTLIISRERLLDLNSLKSSFMSLTRLKILVFDFKFNIWKSLPKDMFNIHHFSKVKSLFLEGNIFTFVNFTTFGTMTRLQGISLADNAISHISFTKLTSLTKLDMSSNLLPKVPTFCRRNNTSYFPNLETLTLSHNNIGFLGPKSFRCLPRLLTLNLDYTKIGKLQDNVFAFLPSLQKLHLHSIGNPLKSIKQNAFNSSSLETLDLKGSNFHFNMKQRYDANKIFASCPNLKILDLTENKMPSDDLTFRTIFRPLRKLKKLFLTKTKMLNLPTNVFTNMKLLQTLHLNENGITDWNDSCRIFGNMTSLKYLNLRHNRISVINETSFPDNFLSRLEKLNLARNPFSCICDQMWFRNWIQKNGSILMEFPKEYGCGNPNNMRGILLKDYKPTAKICNPWNPLYTMVIVMGIVFISFITVVSIAAKCQGNIKNYIYLLRVYHSRKQGYIPLDSEEDYEYHAFVVYCDTDRKWVHNNLLIRLENEEGLQLCIHHRNFIVGDSITVNVDNFLKKSWKVLVIVSNNFAQSEWCQWEVDVVQERRRRQGKEVIVPIILETIDSKHMTSQLRTLLDSTPSLRYRSGVGTELFWKVLSESLRKPLGHPPTSLLYSRI from the coding sequence ATGATTTCTCTAAGAGGATGTTTTATCTGCACTGTCGGCCTTCTTGTCGTAGAATTTGCTTTTGGCGATCTTTCCAATGCTCCAGTAGAATGTCTTAAGCCGTTTTGTCTATGTCAAAAGAAGTCGAGCGGAAGTGCTGTGTGTTCCGGTCGATCTTTACATTATATTCCAAGATTTCCGAAATATGTTCACTCAGTTGCATTCACGAATACAAGTATCAGCTTTATAGACAATTTTGGATTGTTTAATTTAACTTTTAATCAAATGGAGAGAATAAATTTTACTGGTAATCTTTTACTCAGTATTGACAAACACGCGTTTCGAAATTTAACTTTCCTTGATACGCTTATTATTTCACGTGAACGTCTTTTGGATCTCAATTCCCTGAAATCGtcttttatgagtttgactaggttaaagattttagtttttgactttaaatttaatatttggaAATCCCTACCCAAAGATATGTTCAACATTCATCACTTCAGTAAGGTTAAGTCTTTATTTTTGGAAGGTAATATCTTTACCTTTGTCAACTTTACGACATTTGGAACCATGACCAGATTACAGGGAATTTCTCTTGCTGATAACGCAATAAGTCATATTTCTTTTACTAAGTTAACTTCATTAACCAAATTAGATATGAGTTCAAATCTGCTTCCAAAAGTTCCAACTTTTTGTAGAAGAAACAACACCAGTTATTTTCCTAACTTAGAAACTTTAACGTTAAGTCATAACAATATTGGCTTTCTTGGTCCCAAGTCATTCAGATGTTTACCTCGACTTTTAACGTTAAACTTGGATTATACAAAGATTGGTAAACTTCAAGATAATGTGTTTGCATTTTTACCATCGCTGCAAAAGTTACATTTACATAGCATCGGTAATCCTCTGAAATCTATTAAACAAAATGCGTTCAATAGTTCTTCGTTAGAGACTTTGGATTTAAAAGgatcaaattttcattttaacatgaagcaaaGATacgatgcaaacaaaatttttgcTTCCTGTCCAAATCTAAAGATATTGGACCTCACAGAGAATAAAATGCCATCTGACGATTTAACCTTCCGAACGATTTTTAGGCCACTGAGAAAGTTAAAGAAATTGTTTCTCACAAAAACTAAGATGCTTAATCTGCCTACAAATGTGTTCACAAATATGAAATTGCTTCAGACCTTACATTTGAATGAAAATGGGATAACAGATTGGAACGACAGTTGCCGTATCTTTGGTAATATGACATCCTTGAAATATCTCAATTTAAGACACAACCGTATATCTGTCATCAATGAAACCAGCTTTCCAGATAATTTTTTGTCAAGACTAGAAAAATTAAATCTAGCTCGTAATCCTTTTTCATGTATTTGCGACCAAATGTGGTTCCGAAACTGGATTCAAAAGAATGGTTCGATTTTGATGGAGTTTCCAAAGGAATACGGCTGTGGAAATCCAAATAATATGCGTGGAATATTATTGAAAGATTATAAACCTACAGCAAAAATCTGCAATCCATGGAATCCTCTGTATACAATGGTAATTGTCATGGGAATTGTTTTTATATCGTTCATCACTGTTGTTTCTATCGCTGCAAAGTGTCAGGGCAATATCAAGAACTACATATATTTACTACGTGTATATCACAGCCGGAAACAGGGATATATCCCTCTTGACAGTGAAGAGGATTACGAATATCACGCTTTCGTTGTGTACTGCGATACTGATCGAAAATGGGTTCACAACAATCTCTTGATCAGGCTTGAAAATGAAGAAGGATTACAACTCTGTATTCACCATAGAAATTTCATAGTAGGAGATTCTATTACTGTAAATGTTGACAATTTCCTTAAAAAGTCATGGAAAGTTTTAGTTATTGTATCGAACAATTTCGCGCAAAGTGAATGGTGTCAGTGGGAGGTAGATGTTGTACAAGAACGACGCCGACGCCAAGGGAAAGAAGTCATTGTTCCTATAATACTTGAAACCATTGACTCAAAACACATGACTAGTCAGTTACGTACATTACTAGATAGTACGCCTTCCTTAAGGTACCGATCCGGAGTAGGCACAGAACTATTCTGGAAAGTTTTATCAGAGAGTTTAAGAAAGCCACTAGGACATCCACCAACCTCTTTACTTTATTCAAGGATTTAA